Proteins found in one Petrotoga sp. 9PW.55.5.1 genomic segment:
- a CDS encoding ABC transporter permease, giving the protein MNSKIIKFFSNYGTILALLVLMLIFGIMIPNFLSLGNITDILRSVSVITVIAVGFTVALSANAFNLAITGIAGLSGALTAGLMVWNLFNPIIAILISVGVGALFGFLIALFVIYFKVDDLLASLGVMFITQGLALTYTGGLNIYSKMIKPSPTGGFITAPGVIPDAFLFLGQGNIGFLPMLIIIMFAIVLLIHIFLNNTRYGRNLYSIGGNPEASYLAGIPVNLYKILAHSLSGALAAFGGILLVSRLGSAQIAETQTMLLDCVAASYIGISVLGLGKPNPFGTFIGATLVGVMINGLTMLGVSYTMQDIFKGIILLAALTISRFTSKY; this is encoded by the coding sequence TTGAACTCAAAAATAATAAAATTTTTTTCTAACTATGGTACAATATTGGCTTTATTAGTATTAATGTTGATTTTTGGGATAATGATTCCTAATTTTTTAAGTTTAGGAAATATTACTGATATTTTACGCTCTGTTTCTGTAATAACAGTTATAGCTGTGGGATTTACTGTGGCTTTAAGTGCCAACGCTTTCAATTTAGCAATTACAGGAATTGCTGGTCTTTCTGGAGCACTTACTGCCGGATTAATGGTATGGAACCTCTTCAATCCCATAATAGCAATTTTAATATCAGTTGGGGTTGGAGCATTGTTTGGTTTTTTAATAGCTTTGTTTGTGATTTATTTTAAAGTAGATGATTTGTTGGCAAGTTTAGGAGTTATGTTTATTACACAGGGATTGGCATTAACTTATACTGGTGGATTAAATATTTATTCTAAAATGATTAAACCTTCGCCAACCGGGGGTTTTATTACCGCCCCGGGAGTCATACCGGATGCTTTTTTGTTTTTAGGCCAAGGGAATATAGGCTTTCTTCCAATGCTTATCATAATTATGTTTGCTATAGTTCTTTTAATCCATATTTTTTTGAATAATACGAGATATGGAAGAAACTTGTATTCAATTGGAGGTAATCCAGAAGCTTCGTATTTGGCTGGGATTCCTGTTAATTTATACAAAATATTAGCTCACTCATTAAGCGGAGCTTTAGCTGCTTTTGGTGGTATATTGTTAGTTTCTCGCTTGGGAAGTGCTCAAATTGCAGAAACTCAAACAATGTTGTTAGATTGTGTTGCTGCAAGTTATATTGGTATTTCTGTATTAGGTCTTGGAAAACCAAATCCTTTTGGAACTTTTATTGGAGCAACTTTGGTGGGAGTAATGATTAATGGATTAACCATGTTAGGTGTTTCTTATACGATGCAAGATATTTTTAAAGGTATAATTTTGCTGGCGGCTTTAACTATTTCTAGATTTACTTCTAAATATTAA